From Elephas maximus indicus isolate mEleMax1 chromosome 1, mEleMax1 primary haplotype, whole genome shotgun sequence, a single genomic window includes:
- the LOC126077320 gene encoding histone H2A type 1 — MSGRGKQGGKARAKAKTRSSRAGLQFPVGRVHRLLRKGNYAERVGAGAPVYLAAVLEYLTAEILELAGNAARDNKKTRIIPRHLQLAIRNDEELNKLLGKVTIAQGGVLPNIQAVLLPKKTESHHKAKGK, encoded by the coding sequence ATGTCTGGACGGGGAAAGCAGGGCGGTAAGGCTCGCGCCAAGGCTAAGACTCGGTCTTCCCGAGCCGGACTCCAGTTCCCAGTGGGCCGAGTGCATCGCCTGCTCCGCAAGGGGAACTATGCAGAGCGGGTTGGAGCCGGCGCGCCGGTGTACCTGGCGGCGGTGCTGGAGTACCTGACTGCCGAGATCCTGGAGCTGGCGGGCAACGCGGCCCGCGACAACAAGAAGACACGCATCATCCCGCGCCACCTGCAGCTGGCCATCCGCAACGACGAGGAGCTCAACAAGCTGCTGGGCAAAGTCACCATTGCGCAGGGTGGCGTCCTGCCCAACATCCAGGCCGTGCTGCTGCCCAAGAAGACCGAGAGCCATCACAAAGCCAAGGGTAAATAA
- the LOC126077314 gene encoding histone H2B type 1-J-like, whose translation MPEPAKSVPAPKKGSKKAVTKAQKKDGKKRKRSRKESYSIYVYKVLKQVHPDTGISSKAMGIMNSFVNDIFERIAGEPSRMAHYNKRSTITSREIQTAVRLLLPGELAKHAVSEGTKYTSAKRAALGNAYP comes from the coding sequence ATGCCTGAACCGGCTAAGTCTGTCCCGGCCCCTAAGAAGGGCTCCAAGAAAGCAGTGACTAAGGCGCAAAAGAAAGATGGCAAGAAGCGTAAGCGCAGCCGCAAGGAAAGCTACTCCATCTACGTATACAAAGTGCTGAAGCAGGTCCACCCCGACACCGGCATCTCCTCCAAGGCCATGGGCATCATGAACTCTTTCGTCAACGACATTTTCGAGCGCATCGCTGGTGAGCCCTCTCGCATGGCGCATTATAACAAGCGCTCGACCATCACGTCCAGGGAGATCCAGACGGCCGTGCGCCTGCTGCTGCCCGGGGAGCTGGCCAAGCACGCCGTGTCCGAGGGCACCAAGTACACCAGCGCCAAGCGAGCCGCCCTCGGCAATGCATACCCCTAA
- the LOC126061038 gene encoding olfactory receptor 2B2-like has protein sequence MNKVNESIPWEFILLGFSDLPWLEFPLFVVFLVSYILTIFGNLAIILVSHLDSKLHTPMYFFLTNLSLLDLCYTTSTVPQMLINICSTRKVISYGGCVAQLFIFLALGSTECLLLAVMSFDRFVAICRPLRYSVIMHQRLCLQLAAASWISGFSNSVLQSTLTLQMPQCGHKEVDHFFCEVPALLKLSCVDTTANEAELFFISVLFLLIPLTLILISYAFIAQAVLRIQSAEGRRKALGTCGSHLIVVSLFYGTAIYMYLQPPSSASKDRGKMVSLFYGIITPMLNPLIYTLRNKDVKGAFKRLVARVFLIKKKENDRPC, from the coding sequence ATGAATAAGGTAAATGAGAGCATCCCATGGGAATTTATCCTGTTAGGTTTCTCAGATCTACCGTGGCTAGAGTTTCCACTCTTTGTGGTGTTCCTGGTTTCCTATATCTTGACTATCTTTGGCAATCTGGCAATAATTCTTGTGTCACATCTGGACTCCAAACTCCATACTcccatgtatttctttcttaccaatctgtcTCTCCTGGACCTTTGCTACACCACAAGCACAGTTCCACAAATGCTGATAAATATATGCAGCACCAGGAAGGTAATTAGTTATGGTGGCTGTGTGGCCCAACTTTTCATTTTCCTGGCCTTGGGTTCCACTGAATGCCTTCTCCTGGCTGTCATGTCCTTTGATAGATTTGTAGCTATTTGTCGGCCTCTCCGTTACTCAGTCATCATGCACCAAAGGCTCTGCCTCCAGCTAGCAGCTGCATCCTGGATTAGTGGCTTTAGCAACTCAGTATTGCAGTCCACCTTGACCCTTCAGATGCCACAGTGTGGCCACAAAGAAGTGGATCATTTTTTCTGTGAAGTCCCTGCTTTGCTCAAGTTGTCATGTGTTGACACAACAGCAAATGAGGCTGAACTATTCTTCATCAGTGTGCTATTCCTTCTAATACCCCTGACACTCATCCTTATATCATATGCTTTCATTGCTCAAGCAGTGCTGAGAATACAGTCAGCTGAAGGTCGGCGGAAGGCATTAGGGACATGTGGCTCACACCTAATTGTAGTGTCACTTTTTTATGGCACTGCCATCTATATGTATCTGCAACCACCATCCTCTGCCTCCAAGGACCGGGGAAAGATGGTGTCCCTTTTCTATGGAATCATCACACCCATGTTGAACCCCCTTATATACacacttagaaacaaagatgtaaagggAGCTTTTAAAAGGTTGGTTGCAAGGGTCTTcttgatcaaaaaaaaagaaaacgataGGCCTTGCTAA
- the LOC126077383 gene encoding histone H3.1, with protein sequence MARTKQTARKSTGGKAPRKQLATKAARKSAPATGGVKKPHRYRPGTVALREIRRYQKSTELLIRKLPFQRLVREIAQDFKTDLRFQSSAVMALQEACEAYLVGLFEDTNLCAIHAKRVTIMPKDIQLARRIRGERA encoded by the coding sequence ATGGCTCGTACCAAGCAGACAGCTCGCAAGTCTACCGGCGGCAAAGCGCCGCGCAAACAGTTGGCCACCAAAGCTGCCCGCAAGAGCGCGCCGGCCACTGGCGGCGTAAAGAAGCCTCACCGCTACCGGCCCGGCACCGTGGCGCTGCGCGAGATCAGGCGCTACCAGAAGTCAACTGAACTGCTGATTCGCAAGCTGCCTTTCCAGCGGCTGGTGCGCGAGATCGCGCAGGACTTCAAGACCGACCTGCGCTTCCAGAGCTCTGCGGTTATGGCACTGCAGGAGGCGTGTGAGGCCTATCTGGTGGGGCTCTTTGAGGATACCAACTTGTGCGCCATCCACGCCAAGCGTGTCACCATCATGCCCAAGGACATCCAGCTGGCGCGCCGCATTCGCGGGGAGAGAGCCTAA